The following coding sequences lie in one Seriola aureovittata isolate HTS-2021-v1 ecotype China chromosome 5, ASM2101889v1, whole genome shotgun sequence genomic window:
- the LOC130169694 gene encoding uncharacterized protein LOC130169694 isoform X2 — protein sequence MFACETPILQRLVVLVVCHGFAVGQTASRYNLIQTPMSWSKAREFCQKHHVDLAVLNTEEQYFTLLNATHANQASFWLGLQRQSIFSGWTWVNGELLSYEYWYRRNYEGLCASMEAMLEKEKKLLARYCDEPHMFVCQGPVSPQPVAVDSVSADQLNLSWNVSAFMQMTPHGYNVTACNSTCDTLLYSYTGGSASMSINISNLTSATEYFIKIAAFVVRPDSVTGGKMIFQSHPTALQVKTDSFQQSKVITVILKSLKLMSLAPPLWILYCILRKDKPLFLDDDDDDDDADHEVSSVDLSTEDTVIELIPEKMRGIK from the exons ATGTTTGCCTGTGAGACGCCGATTCTACAGCGACTGGTTGTTCTGG TGGTGTGCCATGGCTTTGCAGTGGGTCAGACCGCGTCACGTTACAACCTGATCCAGACACCCATGTCCTGGTCCAAAGCCCGGGAGTTCTGTCAGAAGCACCATGTGGACCTCGCTGTCCTAAACACAGAAGAGCAATACTTCACTCTCCTCAATGCCACGCATGCAAACCAAGCCAGCTTTTGGCTTGGTTTGCAGCGCCAGAGCATATTCAGTGGCTGGACCTGGGTGAACGGAGAGTTGTTGAGCTATGAATACTGGTACAGGAGAAATTATGAAGGCCTGTGTGCAAGTATGGAGGCCATgttggagaaagagaagaagctgCTGGCTCGCTACTGTGATGAGCCACACATGTTCGTCTGTCAGG GTCCAGTTTCCCCACAGCCAGTGGCGGTGGACTCTGTGAGCGCTGATCAGTTGAATCTCAGCTGGAACGTCTCTGCTTTTATGCAAATGACACCACACGGTTACAACGTGACGGCATGCAACAGCACGTGTGACACACTCCTTTATTCCTACACTGGTGGCTCTGCATCCATGAGCATCAACATCTCCAACTTAACTTCAGCCACTGAGTACTTCATCAAGATCGCTGCTTTTGTCGTTCGGCCCGACAGTGTCACTGGTGGAAAAATGATCTTTCAAAGTCACCCCACAGCTCTACAAGTCAAAACAG aTTCTTTTCAGCAGTCCAAAgtcatcactgtcattttgAAGTCACTGAAGCTCATGTCTCTGGCTCCTCCCTTGTGGATTCTTTATTGTATCCTGAGAAAAGACAAGCCTCTTTTCTTGG atgatgatgatgatgatgatgatgcagatCATGAGGTCTCATCAGTGGACTTATCAACTGAGGACACAGTTATTGAGCTGATCCctgagaaaatgagaggaatCAAATAA
- the LOC130169694 gene encoding uncharacterized protein LOC130169694 isoform X1, protein MFACETPILQRLVVLVVCHGFAVGQTASRYNLIQTPMSWSKAREFCQKHHVDLAVLNTEEQYFTLLNATHANQASFWLGLQRQSIFSGWTWVNGELLSYEYWYRRNYEGLCASMEAMLEKEKKLLARYCDEPHMFVCQGPVSPQPVAVDSVSADQLNLSWNVSAFMQMTPHGYNVTACNSTCDTLLYSYTGGSASMSINISNLTSATEYFIKIAAFVVRPDSVTGGKMIFQSHPTALQVKTADSFQQSKVITVILKSLKLMSLAPPLWILYCILRKDKPLFLDDDDDDDDADHEVSSVDLSTEDTVIELIPEKMRGIK, encoded by the exons ATGTTTGCCTGTGAGACGCCGATTCTACAGCGACTGGTTGTTCTGG TGGTGTGCCATGGCTTTGCAGTGGGTCAGACCGCGTCACGTTACAACCTGATCCAGACACCCATGTCCTGGTCCAAAGCCCGGGAGTTCTGTCAGAAGCACCATGTGGACCTCGCTGTCCTAAACACAGAAGAGCAATACTTCACTCTCCTCAATGCCACGCATGCAAACCAAGCCAGCTTTTGGCTTGGTTTGCAGCGCCAGAGCATATTCAGTGGCTGGACCTGGGTGAACGGAGAGTTGTTGAGCTATGAATACTGGTACAGGAGAAATTATGAAGGCCTGTGTGCAAGTATGGAGGCCATgttggagaaagagaagaagctgCTGGCTCGCTACTGTGATGAGCCACACATGTTCGTCTGTCAGG GTCCAGTTTCCCCACAGCCAGTGGCGGTGGACTCTGTGAGCGCTGATCAGTTGAATCTCAGCTGGAACGTCTCTGCTTTTATGCAAATGACACCACACGGTTACAACGTGACGGCATGCAACAGCACGTGTGACACACTCCTTTATTCCTACACTGGTGGCTCTGCATCCATGAGCATCAACATCTCCAACTTAACTTCAGCCACTGAGTACTTCATCAAGATCGCTGCTTTTGTCGTTCGGCCCGACAGTGTCACTGGTGGAAAAATGATCTTTCAAAGTCACCCCACAGCTCTACAAGTCAAAACAG cagaTTCTTTTCAGCAGTCCAAAgtcatcactgtcattttgAAGTCACTGAAGCTCATGTCTCTGGCTCCTCCCTTGTGGATTCTTTATTGTATCCTGAGAAAAGACAAGCCTCTTTTCTTGG atgatgatgatgatgatgatgatgcagatCATGAGGTCTCATCAGTGGACTTATCAACTGAGGACACAGTTATTGAGCTGATCCctgagaaaatgagaggaatCAAATAA